One window of Bifidobacterium pseudocatenulatum DSM 20438 = JCM 1200 = LMG 10505 genomic DNA carries:
- the thrB gene encoding homoserine kinase produces the protein MTPVTRKVRVRVPATSANLGSGFDTVGLALDYHDELEFTLSADPVNTAAQVMIEGEGADTLPRDETHLVVSTFRRACQTFGLGRVGFILQAHNNIPQARGMGSSAEAIVAGIAAAAAFAQDDELNRDAVFELAAAIEGHPDNVAPAVYGGLTMSWDMETPEGVGSVPIPGGEPLHKGFHTINYRVADDLTAAVFVPDYELSTEKARQALPGQLAFKDAVHNVSRVSLLPAAMNPAMLATGQRQDVNALLFAATQDRLHQPYRAPLMEPSWTLIEKLRSHGFASMVSGAGPCVLVLHHGDAREQLGQLASEELASGHWRVLHLGVDTKGVQVERA, from the coding sequence ATGACTCCAGTTACTCGTAAAGTGCGTGTGCGTGTTCCGGCTACCAGCGCCAATCTTGGTTCTGGCTTTGATACGGTCGGACTTGCTCTGGACTACCACGACGAACTTGAATTCACGCTGAGCGCCGATCCGGTGAACACTGCGGCTCAGGTGATGATCGAAGGCGAAGGCGCCGATACTCTCCCGCGTGACGAAACCCACTTGGTGGTTTCCACGTTCCGCCGCGCATGCCAGACCTTTGGTCTGGGCCGTGTGGGCTTCATTCTTCAGGCTCACAACAACATTCCTCAGGCACGAGGCATGGGCTCTTCCGCAGAGGCCATTGTGGCGGGCATCGCAGCCGCGGCCGCCTTCGCGCAGGACGACGAACTCAACCGTGATGCCGTGTTTGAGCTTGCTGCGGCCATCGAAGGCCATCCGGACAACGTGGCTCCGGCCGTGTACGGCGGGCTCACCATGTCTTGGGACATGGAAACCCCCGAAGGTGTCGGTTCCGTGCCGATTCCGGGCGGCGAACCGCTGCATAAGGGCTTCCATACCATCAACTATCGCGTTGCCGACGATCTGACCGCCGCCGTGTTCGTGCCGGATTATGAGCTGTCCACCGAAAAGGCACGCCAGGCGCTGCCGGGCCAGCTGGCGTTCAAGGATGCCGTGCACAATGTGTCTCGCGTGAGCCTGCTGCCGGCCGCCATGAATCCTGCGATGCTGGCGACTGGTCAGCGTCAGGACGTCAACGCGTTGCTGTTCGCCGCCACGCAGGATCGTCTGCATCAGCCGTATCGCGCTCCTTTGATGGAACCGTCGTGGACGTTGATCGAAAAGCTGCGTTCCCATGGTTTTGCTTCCATGGTTTCCGGCGCTGGCCCATGCGTGCTCGTGCTGCATCATGGCGACGCTCGCGAACAGCTGGGACAGCTTGCTTCCGAAGAGCTCGCTTCCGGTCATTGGCGTGTGCTGCATTTGGGCGTCGACACCAAGGGTGTGCAGGTGGAACGCGCATGA
- a CDS encoding homoserine dehydrogenase — MVQEDVAPIRVGLLGAGTVGSQTARLLVEQKDELAARIGRPIELTGVACLDPSETDPFPWIDKSVVTTDTMSVATNADIVVELIGGTGVARKFVLAAIESGASVVTANKALLAKYGPEIYAAAEAKGVDIYFEASVGGAIPFLKPLRESLVGDKVTSMLGIVNGTTNYILDEMTTKGLDFDDVLKDAQAKGYAEADPTGDIEGYDAANKAAIMATLGFHTNVTIDDVSVEGITKITADDIAAATAENKVIKLLAVVENGEAGVSARVYPALISNEHPLASVHGSFNAVFVKAEAADDLMFYGRGAGGAPTASAVVGDVVTEARHIAQGCTGPTIPLYKDLKKAPIEASKAEFAVRFVIHDNPGVLAAIAARFAEHGVSINGVNQDLKPTLKDPGYDGELQQLRLVTHMTDELTLRETVKDVCALDCVVGEPSILRVLN; from the coding sequence TTGGTACAGGAAGATGTTGCGCCGATTCGCGTTGGATTGTTGGGCGCGGGCACGGTCGGCTCTCAGACCGCACGCCTGCTGGTGGAGCAGAAGGATGAGCTCGCCGCACGCATCGGACGACCGATCGAACTGACCGGCGTCGCCTGCCTTGATCCGTCGGAAACCGACCCGTTCCCGTGGATCGACAAGTCCGTGGTGACCACCGACACCATGAGCGTGGCCACCAATGCTGACATTGTGGTCGAACTGATCGGTGGAACCGGCGTGGCCCGCAAGTTCGTGCTTGCGGCCATCGAATCCGGCGCTTCCGTGGTTACCGCCAACAAGGCGCTGTTGGCCAAGTATGGTCCAGAAATCTATGCCGCCGCCGAAGCCAAGGGCGTCGATATCTACTTCGAGGCTTCCGTGGGCGGTGCTATTCCGTTCCTCAAGCCACTGCGTGAATCCCTCGTCGGAGACAAGGTGACGAGCATGCTCGGCATCGTCAACGGCACCACGAACTACATTCTCGACGAAATGACCACCAAGGGTCTTGATTTCGACGACGTGCTGAAGGACGCTCAGGCCAAGGGATACGCCGAAGCGGATCCGACCGGGGACATCGAAGGCTACGATGCGGCCAACAAGGCGGCCATCATGGCCACGCTCGGCTTCCACACCAACGTGACCATCGATGATGTGTCCGTTGAGGGCATCACCAAGATCACCGCCGACGATATTGCTGCCGCAACCGCCGAAAACAAGGTCATCAAGCTGCTGGCCGTGGTGGAGAATGGCGAGGCCGGTGTGTCTGCCCGCGTGTATCCGGCGCTGATTTCCAACGAGCATCCGCTGGCTTCCGTGCATGGTTCCTTTAACGCGGTGTTTGTGAAGGCCGAAGCGGCTGACGATCTGATGTTCTACGGTCGTGGCGCTGGCGGCGCTCCGACCGCTTCCGCAGTGGTCGGCGATGTGGTGACCGAGGCGCGTCACATCGCACAGGGCTGCACTGGCCCGACCATTCCGTTGTATAAGGATTTGAAGAAGGCTCCGATCGAGGCTTCCAAGGCCGAGTTCGCGGTGCGTTTCGTGATTCACGACAATCCGGGCGTACTTGCGGCCATTGCGGCCAGGTTCGCCGAGCATGGCGTGTCCATCAATGGTGTGAACCAGGATCTCAAGCCCACGCTGAAGGATCCGGGCTACGACGGCGAACTGCAGCAGCTGCGCCTTGTCACGCACATGACCGACGAGCTTACCCTGCGTGAAACCGTGAAAGACGTGTGCGCACTCGACTGCGTGGTTGGCGAGCCTTCCATCCTCCGCGTGCTCAACTAA
- a CDS encoding diaminopimelate decarboxylase family protein, translating into MAVTPIWPAGSNVNEQGEITFHGRTAESLLNEFGSPLYVIDTDDVRARAAKFVKSAANAFNNTVTHVSFAGKALLSKEICRIVTESGMLIDTCTMGEMRIALAAGVPGRRLVLHGNNKSDAEIELAITEGFAKIVVDEPNEPARIAEIAKRLGKRARVMLRVTSGIHAGGHEFVSTAHEDQKFGVALLPVGADASKLNVLDDLADVTPAGSNARLGESEATPGESAERQLQYDIKYPYDMSHEKVSEGDRKLAEAMTMVADGPALAVLKEIYRHQDVLELVGVHSHIGSNIHDADAFIQAAKRMMLLRKTFYATDAYTLPEVDLGGGYSVAYTDGEDSMDLDTELARLADAVTTVNRALGMPAPVISFEPGRWTVAPTGVTLYRVGTVKPVQLAGTAKDKAGNPVTERVYVSVDGGMSDNIRPALYGSDYTARIANREGSSETKLCRVVGMHCESGDIIVNEVRLPADIQRGDVLAVPVTGAYGRTMASNYNQALIPAVVAVSEQDAHVMIRRQTVDDLLDWDVSE; encoded by the coding sequence ATGGCAGTCACCCCCATCTGGCCGGCCGGCTCCAACGTGAACGAGCAAGGTGAAATCACGTTCCATGGCCGCACTGCCGAAAGCCTGCTGAACGAATTTGGTTCGCCGCTCTACGTCATCGACACCGATGACGTGCGAGCCCGCGCCGCCAAATTCGTCAAATCCGCGGCAAATGCGTTCAACAACACCGTAACCCACGTCAGCTTCGCCGGAAAAGCACTGCTTTCCAAGGAAATCTGCCGTATCGTCACCGAATCCGGCATGCTGATCGACACCTGCACCATGGGCGAGATGCGCATCGCGCTCGCCGCGGGCGTTCCCGGACGGCGACTCGTGCTGCACGGCAACAACAAGTCCGATGCGGAAATCGAACTCGCCATTACCGAAGGCTTCGCCAAAATCGTGGTGGACGAGCCGAACGAGCCGGCCCGCATCGCCGAAATCGCCAAGCGTCTCGGCAAGCGCGCTCGCGTGATGTTGCGTGTTACGTCCGGCATTCATGCGGGCGGCCACGAATTCGTGTCTACCGCGCATGAGGACCAGAAGTTCGGTGTCGCCTTGCTGCCGGTTGGTGCCGATGCAAGCAAGCTGAACGTGCTCGACGATTTGGCTGACGTGACCCCCGCAGGGTCGAACGCACGCCTAGGCGAAAGCGAAGCCACTCCGGGCGAAAGCGCAGAACGCCAACTGCAGTACGACATCAAATACCCGTATGACATGAGCCACGAGAAGGTTTCCGAAGGCGACCGCAAACTCGCCGAAGCCATGACCATGGTGGCTGATGGCCCCGCGCTCGCCGTATTGAAGGAGATCTACCGCCATCAGGACGTGCTCGAACTGGTCGGTGTGCATTCGCATATCGGATCGAACATTCACGATGCGGACGCCTTTATCCAGGCCGCGAAGCGCATGATGCTGCTGCGCAAGACCTTCTACGCCACCGACGCATACACCCTGCCGGAGGTCGACTTGGGCGGCGGCTATTCCGTGGCCTACACCGATGGCGAGGATTCCATGGATCTCGATACGGAACTTGCCCGCCTTGCCGATGCGGTCACCACCGTGAACCGTGCGCTCGGCATGCCCGCTCCGGTCATCTCGTTCGAGCCGGGCCGTTGGACGGTCGCCCCGACCGGCGTCACCCTGTATCGTGTGGGCACGGTCAAGCCGGTGCAGCTTGCCGGAACCGCGAAAGACAAGGCTGGCAATCCGGTTACGGAACGCGTGTACGTGTCTGTCGACGGCGGCATGAGCGACAATATTCGTCCGGCATTGTATGGATCGGATTACACTGCGAGAATCGCCAATCGTGAGGGTTCCAGCGAAACCAAGCTGTGCCGTGTGGTCGGCATGCACTGCGAATCGGGCGATATCATCGTCAACGAGGTGCGTCTTCCTGCCGATATTCAGCGTGGTGACGTGCTGGCGGTGCCTGTTACGGGTGCATACGGTCGCACGATGGCCAGCAACTACAATCAGGCGCTGATTCCTGCGGTTGTTGCCGTATCCGAGCAAGACGCGCATGTGATGATTCGCCGTCAGACGGTCGATGATCTGCTGGATTGGGATGTGAGCGAATAG
- the argS gene encoding arginine--tRNA ligase, with product MSPEALSELIFNIANNLVNEGKAGTLTTDLIPPQAKFAVMRPKDRAHGDWASNAAMQLAKKAGMKPHDFAELFAAELANADGIKSVEVAGPGFINIVLDSASAAAVVDTVLNEGANYGKNDHLSGKTLNLEFVSANPTGPIHIGGTRWAAVGDSMARVLEANGAKVVREYYFNDHGEQINRFAKSLVAAAHGEETPIDGYKGAYIDEIARRVIDEANADGIAILDLPRVDGGVDNDGNPLGEGDSEQREEFRKRAVPMMFDEIRKSMKDFRVNFDVWFHENSLYSDGEVDKAIADLRERGDIYEKDGATWFESTKHGDDKDRVIIKSDGNYAYFAADIAYYRNKRHRDNDPADIAIYMLGADHHGYIGRMMAMCAAFGDEPGENMQILIGQLVNVLKDGKAVRMSKRAGNVVTIDDLTDAIGVDASRYSLARTDYNSPVDIDLNLLASHSNENPVYYVQYAHARSCNVDRNAAAAGITYEGADVSLLDTAADGEVLAALAQWPALLREAGDLRAPHRVAHYLEDLAATYHKWYNVERVVPMELTDPEARGEQAEALRIAKAPEPARAAARLKLNDAVKTVIAEGLDLLGVAAPDRM from the coding sequence ATGAGTCCAGAAGCGCTTAGTGAACTGATTTTCAATATTGCCAACAACCTTGTGAATGAAGGCAAGGCAGGCACCCTGACCACCGATCTCATCCCTCCGCAGGCCAAATTCGCCGTCATGCGTCCGAAGGACCGCGCGCACGGCGATTGGGCGTCGAACGCGGCCATGCAGCTGGCCAAGAAGGCCGGCATGAAGCCTCACGATTTCGCCGAACTGTTCGCCGCGGAACTCGCCAATGCCGATGGCATCAAGTCCGTGGAAGTGGCCGGCCCCGGCTTCATTAACATTGTGCTTGATTCCGCGTCCGCCGCAGCCGTGGTTGACACTGTGCTTAACGAGGGTGCGAACTACGGCAAGAACGACCATCTTTCCGGCAAGACCCTGAATCTTGAATTCGTGTCCGCCAATCCGACCGGTCCGATCCATATCGGCGGCACCCGTTGGGCCGCGGTCGGCGACTCCATGGCCCGCGTGCTTGAGGCGAACGGCGCCAAGGTGGTGCGCGAATACTATTTCAACGATCACGGCGAGCAGATCAACCGTTTCGCCAAGTCGCTGGTCGCGGCCGCCCACGGTGAGGAAACCCCGATCGACGGTTACAAGGGCGCTTATATCGATGAGATCGCACGTCGCGTCATCGATGAGGCAAATGCCGACGGTATTGCGATTCTCGACCTGCCGCGCGTCGACGGTGGCGTTGACAACGATGGCAATCCGCTGGGTGAGGGCGATTCCGAACAGCGTGAGGAATTCCGCAAGCGTGCAGTGCCGATGATGTTCGACGAAATCCGCAAATCCATGAAGGATTTCCGTGTGAATTTCGACGTGTGGTTCCATGAGAACAGCTTGTATTCCGATGGTGAAGTCGACAAGGCGATCGCCGATCTGCGTGAACGCGGCGACATTTACGAAAAGGATGGCGCAACCTGGTTCGAATCCACCAAGCATGGTGACGACAAGGATCGTGTGATTATCAAGTCCGACGGCAACTACGCGTATTTCGCAGCTGATATTGCTTACTATCGCAACAAGCGTCATCGTGACAACGATCCGGCAGACATCGCCATTTACATGCTGGGTGCCGACCATCACGGCTATATCGGCCGCATGATGGCCATGTGCGCCGCATTCGGCGACGAACCTGGCGAAAACATGCAGATTCTTATCGGCCAGCTCGTCAACGTGCTGAAGGACGGCAAGGCAGTGCGCATGTCGAAGCGCGCCGGCAATGTGGTGACCATCGACGATCTGACCGACGCTATCGGCGTGGATGCCTCCCGTTATTCGTTGGCACGCACCGACTACAATTCCCCGGTCGACATCGACCTGAACCTGCTCGCTTCGCATTCCAACGAGAATCCGGTGTACTACGTGCAGTACGCGCACGCCCGCTCCTGCAATGTGGATCGCAATGCGGCTGCTGCCGGCATCACCTACGAGGGTGCCGACGTGAGCCTGCTCGACACCGCCGCCGACGGCGAAGTGCTTGCCGCGCTCGCCCAGTGGCCGGCCCTGCTGCGCGAAGCCGGAGACCTGCGCGCCCCGCATCGCGTAGCCCATTACTTGGAAGACCTCGCCGCCACCTACCACAAGTGGTACAACGTGGAACGCGTGGTGCCTATGGAGCTCACCGATCCGGAAGCTCGCGGCGAACAGGCTGAAGCCCTGCGCATCGCCAAGGCTCCGGAACCGGCTCGTGCAGCCGCACGTTTGAAGCTCAATGACGCCGTTAAGACGGTTATCGCCGAAGGCCTTGACCTGCTTGGCGTTGCAGCCCCAGACAGGATGTGA
- a CDS encoding amino acid permease, with amino-acid sequence METRHLTMISLGGVIGTGLFLSSGYTIHQAGPLGAIIAYGIGSMLVYFVMLSLGELSVAMPYAGSFHLYAKRFIGPGTAFTIAVLYWLNWAVALASEFTAAGLLMQRWFPDSPAWIWSAAFIAVVFMLNILSVRLYGESEFWFASIKVFAIIVFIVIGLLAMFGAIPIAGYDHAPLFENFYNDGWFPNGVLPIFSTLLTVVFAFSGTEVVGVAAGETKDPAQAIPKAVHTTVLRLAIFFIGSIAVMSALIPWHRSGVDTSPFVLVFQSIGMPFAGDVMNFVVLTAVLSAANSGLYVCSRMVWSLAQEGMIPRVLGKTNFHGVPVFAVLFSMAGSLLALLSSVVAASTVYLALVAVSGLATLVVWASVSVCHLRFRKQWLDQGHSADDLKYRAPGFPFVPIAAIVMCIGALVLVICDSSQRSTLLYMIPFVAICYIGYYASVAWRRKHGELQDDTRGDTQG; translated from the coding sequence ATGGAAACCCGCCATCTGACCATGATTTCGCTAGGTGGTGTGATCGGTACGGGCTTGTTCCTCAGCTCCGGCTACACGATTCACCAAGCCGGCCCTCTTGGCGCGATCATCGCGTATGGCATCGGATCCATGCTTGTGTATTTTGTGATGCTCAGCCTTGGCGAACTGTCGGTGGCCATGCCGTATGCGGGCAGCTTTCACCTGTATGCGAAGCGTTTCATCGGCCCCGGCACCGCGTTCACCATCGCCGTGCTGTATTGGCTGAATTGGGCGGTGGCGCTCGCTTCGGAATTCACGGCAGCCGGTCTGCTGATGCAACGTTGGTTTCCTGATTCGCCCGCGTGGATTTGGTCCGCCGCCTTCATTGCGGTGGTGTTCATGCTCAATATTCTGTCGGTGAGGCTGTATGGCGAGTCGGAATTCTGGTTCGCATCCATTAAGGTGTTTGCGATTATCGTGTTCATTGTGATCGGCTTGCTTGCCATGTTTGGTGCGATTCCGATTGCCGGTTACGATCACGCACCGCTGTTTGAGAATTTCTATAATGACGGCTGGTTCCCCAATGGTGTGCTGCCGATTTTTTCGACGCTGCTGACGGTGGTGTTCGCATTTTCGGGCACTGAGGTTGTTGGTGTCGCGGCGGGGGAGACGAAGGATCCGGCGCAGGCGATTCCGAAGGCCGTGCATACCACGGTGTTGCGTCTTGCGATTTTTTTCATCGGTTCGATTGCGGTGATGTCCGCGCTGATTCCGTGGCATCGGTCAGGCGTCGACACGAGTCCGTTTGTGCTCGTGTTCCAGTCGATCGGCATGCCGTTTGCCGGCGATGTGATGAATTTCGTGGTGTTGACGGCAGTGCTTTCCGCTGCGAATTCCGGCTTGTACGTGTGCTCGCGCATGGTCTGGTCGCTTGCGCAGGAGGGTATGATCCCGCGCGTGCTCGGCAAGACGAATTTCCATGGTGTGCCCGTGTTCGCGGTGCTGTTCAGCATGGCTGGATCGCTGTTGGCGTTGTTGTCTTCCGTGGTTGCCGCTTCGACGGTGTATTTGGCGTTGGTTGCGGTTTCCGGCTTGGCCACACTGGTGGTGTGGGCGTCGGTTTCCGTCTGCCACTTGCGTTTCCGCAAGCAGTGGCTTGATCAAGGGCATTCGGCTGACGATTTGAAGTATCGTGCCCCCGGTTTCCCGTTCGTGCCGATTGCTGCGATTGTGATGTGCATCGGCGCGTTGGTTTTGGTGATTTGCGATTCGTCGCAGCGTTCCACATTGCTGTATATGATTCCGTTCGTTGCGATCTGCTATATCGGCTATTACGCTTCGGTGGCTTGGCGCAGGAAGCATGGCGAACTGCAGGATGATACGCGGGGCGATACGCAAGGCTGA
- a CDS encoding Rid family detoxifying hydrolase, with protein sequence MSEKMEAVATSEAPAALGAYSQAVKANGFVFVSGQLGIDPVTGELAGETAGEQAAQALKNIKHILDAAGTGIEHVCRATIYMKNVEDFHEIDDVYAQTFIGSVKPARVAFGGNNIPKGALVEIDAIAVL encoded by the coding sequence ATGAGCGAGAAGATGGAAGCGGTTGCGACTTCTGAAGCCCCGGCGGCGCTGGGCGCATACAGCCAGGCCGTGAAGGCCAACGGTTTCGTGTTCGTCTCCGGCCAGCTGGGCATCGACCCAGTCACCGGCGAACTGGCTGGCGAAACCGCCGGCGAGCAGGCAGCCCAGGCACTGAAGAACATCAAGCATATTCTTGACGCCGCAGGCACCGGCATCGAACACGTCTGCCGCGCCACCATCTACATGAAGAACGTCGAAGACTTCCACGAGATCGACGACGTGTATGCGCAGACCTTCATCGGCTCCGTGAAGCCGGCCCGCGTCGCGTTCGGCGGCAACAACATTCCGAAGGGCGCTCTCGTTGAGATCGACGCCATCGCTGTGCTCTGA